One genomic segment of Hordeum vulgare subsp. vulgare chromosome 2H, MorexV3_pseudomolecules_assembly, whole genome shotgun sequence includes these proteins:
- the LOC123430841 gene encoding phenolic glucoside malonyltransferase 1-like: MARVPRTSVVAPSPAGAALHECSFPLTYLDALWLHVPPVDGVLFYRDATSDVLPNLADSLSRALGAFYPLAGRLRLTSGTHNRYELHYQPGDGVTFTVAEYSNHHVGFDELATDNPTEVAKIVPLVPPLPEGGAVLAVQATVLRGGLAIGVTVHHAACDGVSSTHFLRTWAWAAAAACRGASTPEPPFLDRSVIRARDDLYDTFRVPMLPSNDDDDDGGGGKLLATFTLSREHLQSIKDVVAREAERRGVPRPRSTSIIAAFGFVWQCYVRAKPGSTAASCCSARAYFLFPADHRARLEPPVPDEYLGNCLGPCFASAPGEDVGAAGADGLFAACAAIAMTIDGVVRGGAACWDGWMERITEAYSAGGMLLTVAGSPRFRVYDTDFGFGRPAKVDVVSAARTGSISVAEARGGGSSGVEVGISLPACSMECFSECFADAIACLSS, translated from the coding sequence ATGGCTCGCGTCCCGCGCACCTCCGTCGTCGCTCCCTCGCCGGCCGGCGCCGCGCTCCACGAGTGCTCTTTCCCGCTCACGTACCTTGATGCCTTGTGGCTCCACGTCCCGCCCGTCGACGGCGTCCTCTTCTACCGTGACGCCACCAGCGACGTCCTCCCCAACCTCGCGGACTCCTTGTCCCGTGCACTCGGCGCATTTTACCCTCTTGCCGGCCGCCTCCGCCTCACCTCCGGCACGCACAACCGCTACGAGCTCCACTACCAGCCGGGCGACGGCGTCACCTTCACCGTCGCCGAGTACAGCAACCACCATGTCGGCTTCGACGAGCTTGCCACGGACAACCCGACGGAGGTTGCCAAGATCGTGCCGCTGGTGCCGCCGCTGCCCGAAGGCGGCGCGGTGCTCGCCGTGCAGGCCACCGTGCTGCGCGGCGGCCTCGCTATCGGCGTGACCGTTCACCACGCCGCCTGCGACGGGGTGTCCTCGACGCACTTCCTCCGCACCTGGgcctgggcggcggcggcggcctgcAGAGGCGCGAGCACGCCTGAGCCGCCCTTCCTCGACCGCTCCGTCATCCGCGCCCGAGACGACCTGTACGACACTTTCAGAGTGCCCATGCTgcccagcaacgacgacgacgacgacggcggcggaggaAAGCTCCTCGCCACGTTCACGCTGTCCAGGGAGCACCTGCAGAGCATCAAGGACGTGGTAGCCCGCGAGGCGGAACGCCGTGGCGTGCCGCGGCCTCGCTCCACGTCGATCATCGCGGCGTTCGGCTTCGTGTGGCAATGCTACGTCCGCGCTAAACCGGGCAGCACCGCAGCATCGTGTTGCAGCGCCCGCGCATACTTCCTCTTTCCCGCCGACCACCGGGCGCGGCTGGAGCCGCCCGTCCCCGACGAGTACCTCGGCAACTGTCTCGGCCCCTGCTTCGCGTCAGCGCCCGGGGAGGATGTCGGTGCCGCAGGTGCGGACGGCTTGTTCGCCGCGTGCGCGGCGATCGCCATGACCATCGACGGAGTGGTGCGCGGCGGAGCCGCCTGCTGGGACGGGTGGATGGAGCGCATCACCGAAGCGTACAGTGCGGGCGGCATGCTGCTGACAGTTGCAGGGTCGCCGAGGTTCCGCGTGTACGACACGGACTTTGGGTTCGGGCGGCCGGCAAAGGTGGATGTCGTGTCGGCGGCGAGGACCGGCTCGATATCTGTGGcggaggcgcgcggcggcggcagcagcggGGTGGAGGTGGGGATCTCTTTACCGGCATGCAGCATGGAGTGTTTCAGCGAGTGCTTTGCGGATGCCATCGCTTGCCTTTCGTCGTAG